Genomic segment of Cyprinus carpio isolate SPL01 chromosome A13, ASM1834038v1, whole genome shotgun sequence:
tacaacttcaaaatacagtttaataaaGCATATTTGTACTTATTAAGTCTGGTGATGAAATTTTCttgatatgtattttaaatttcttaGGGTtctcaaatctgaattttcagcttcattactccagtcttcagtgtcacatgatccttcagaaatcattctgatgttatgctgatttatttcttgattgtttgttattgttgtttttttttattattgttttttgaagtttttttttattagtagattattaagaacagcatttatttgaaatagaaaccttagttggatcaaaaatatatttactttcacttttgattaactTAATGTATCCCTGCTGAATACAGTATacggggggaaaaaataaatttaaaaaaattgtggcaaTCCCAAAATGGCTAAATGCTAATGTTTTAATGATCTTAACAACTAATTACTGGTAAGGAAATTAGTATGAATTAGCAAAAGCTCTCCTTATAAAGCATGTATGGGAGGTTTGATTCAGAGTTGTGTGGAGTGATGAATCATGATAAAACATGAGTTGCATGTTGATGCACCAGAGCGGCGTCTTTGAAGATCTGCTGAGAAATACAATAATGAATGTATCTCTATCACAGTAATCACGGAGGAAGATTTCAGCTGCTGGTGCTGCTGAGCTGCTTCACTCTGAAATGTCAATTAATGCTTTGGAGTATAAGAGAATATTGCAGAATTGCTTGCTTACGACAAGTTTAGATAAAATTGTTATCTCAAGAGAAACGATCAGATGTTATTTTTCAACAAGGAAATCCTCCTGCCTGCACTGCACAGACAACCAAGAATTGGCTTGAGATCAAGTGCATCAGGCTCATGTTTTGGCCGGATTTGAACCCTAGAAATATTTTGTCTCGCATTAAACTCTTGCTAACCGGGAGACATTTTTTAACTACTCATAAAGCCATCAATATTAAGTGGAACAATGACTATTCTTCCTGTAAAAAGTAGTCTGCAAGTTTAAACGCACAgcttatacatttaaatacaaccAAGGctatcatgtgatgctgaagactgcaataatgatgctgaaaatttagctttgcatcacaggaataaagtctGTCTGCAATTACATgaagaatcagaaaaaaagaagaaaaaaaatgaacacttaTTTTGGCTTTACAGAGTTACTTCAGAACCAGAAAACCATTTGAACTTCTCTAGCTCCATAGAAAAGCACCCATACCTGCCGTAACAGACTGTCTGTCTGGAAGGGACAGTTGTTGAGGTTATCAGTGTTGCCCCTCTTCCTGCACATGGTCCGTGAGATCTCCACTTCCAGAATGTAGCGGATGCCTTTGACTATCTATAGCAGAGCAGAGACCAGATGacgcatgtacacacacacacacacagtgagacgTATGGGCATCTTGAGTTATACCTGTCTCTTTGCATCATCAACAGCTGATGCTTTGAAGAGGAACGCATCGttggatttattattaaatgagtAGGTTCCAGTCAGGACGGCCTCCTTCACCCCAGTGTCATTCTTGCTGACGTTCTGTAGAGTTCCTGGGATTGGTCTGCTGACAAATGCGTGAACTGGAACTTTCTCTTTAGtcaaagaagaaaaatgtaaacattagcCATTTTTGTACAGGTCTTTATACAGACAGCAAATAAACATCCAATTCTGATCTGCTCAGTTGGACAGACTATAGCCATTTAAGTGACCACATAGTACATCCTtacaagaaaacacacaaaagtaaacaaaCTTCTTTAtctacacaaaaaaagaaagaaataattaaagGAAAAGCTTGTCTTACCGAGTGAGCATAAGCCTGCTAAGAAAAGCAAGACTAGAGCCTGATAAGAGACCCTCATGTCTGCTGAAGTTCTCTCAATTCTACTCAGCAACTTCCTGTTCAGCAACACTTCAACCACCAACTGTGTGCTGCCGTCCTCTAGAGAGAAGGCACATTTCCCATTGGTCAACAGTTTTGTTTCCTACATGGACCCTCAAAAGCCTTTTACACAGGAACACAGGTGAAGTCAGTTGACTTCTAATTAGTGCTTGAGTACAATGTGATGTTCCTTAAAGATGCTGCAAAActtaggatatttttttttttgatagttccAAATAATTACAAGTGCATGTAGAAGTTGAGGGTTTGCTTCTATAAATATCAAACTTTGTAGAGACCACCGAAATCAACGAGAACAAAGAACTGAATCCTTCCTCAGACTGAACTGAAAGAGGTTGTGTGTTGAAATGCTTTGAAAGATGCAAGTGAACTCCTGTGGTTTCCTCCCACATCCGGTGATGAAATTCACAGATAAGAATACACGCTTACATGTGAGTAATGCATATGAATGGTGATTTGTTGGCTGAGCAGAGCAAAACTGTGTTGATTTGTGCTAGATTACAGATCAGCATCTCTGCAGTCAATATTCAATATGAAACTGCAGTTGCGACCCATTTTTCgttgtcacctttatttatacagcgctttatacaaaacacattgtgtcaaagcagcttttcagtgttaaacaagaaaaaagcgtgtgctgataatgcaagaggacagaaaacagtcagtttatcagttaaaatcAGTTGATTGtttattcagtgatgtcatcttccagctcagttcagctctcttctaatagtgtctgtgcagtcaatcaacaatgttgccagaaactgtccctaactaagcaagccaaaggagACATTGGCAAgcaaccaaaactccatcagtgacagaaatggagaaaaaaaatctatgggagaaaccaggctcggTCCTCCTCTgtccagacgaaaccagcatggtgtaGTTCACGcaagtactgaggagctaaaacattcagggctttataattagcaaaattttgaaatgtatatgatGTTCAAttgggagccagtgcagtgttgacagaaccgggctaatatggttatacttcctggttctggtaagaactctagctgctacattttggaccagctggagtttgtttattaataagcGCACAGAGCAAACActcaaaaaatcattataataatctaaccttgaggtcatgaatgcatgagttaacatttctgcatttgaaattgagagcataggtcatttgtttagatatatatatatttttaagatggaaaaatgtggttttacaaatgctagaaacatgagtTTCAAAGAAAAGTTTGCTATCACATAgtacacctaggttcctaactgatggcgAAGAATTGACAGCACAGCCATCGTGTTAGACCGTATGCAGAGTTTTTtggtccgataattaacacctctgttttttcagaatttagcagttaGGAAATAACTAGTCATCCAATTTTTTACATCAGCTATGCATTCTATCAGTTTTGCGAATTGGTATGTTTCatcgggccgcaaagaaatataaagcggagtatcatcagcataacagtgaaagctaacatcatgtttcttgatgatatccAACAAGGGTAGcgtgtaaagtgtgaaaagcaatggtcctagtactgagccttgtggcagTATTCACTTAtgcactgctacaaattgatgaaGGTCAGATAAGTATTATTTGAACCATGCCAaagcaattccactaatgccaacataattttccagtctattcaaaagaatattgtggtcgatagtgtcgaACGTAGCATTAAGAttcagtagcactaatagagataTAACCACGATCGGATGacaagagcaggtcatttgtaactctgatgagagcagtctctgtactatgataagatctaaatcctgactggataccatttttctctacaGAACATAGTTGTGTAGagactaccttttctagtatctttgacagaaaagggagatttgagattggTCTGAGAACTAATTCTCCAGGATccagttgtgttttttaatgagaggcttaataacagccataCACAGCTATTTTTGGCAAGTTCTTTTATTTTGACGAAAGATTATGAATGTTATTTTTCCTGATAAAAACCagcaatacaaaacattaaaataatcattttaaaaaagtcactgataataaatcataattatcacattaaagtcaaaattgctatatatacacacacatttagcaGACAATTATATCCATATTTCATGGCTATTTtagagaagaggagaaatgcagaaaagaaaaattgttgctattttgtgtgtgtgtgtcagtgggtgTGTGCACATTGGTTTAAGGGTGTGGGGTTTGGGGTGGTTAGATGCTCGTCGAAGAGATGtgtagaaattattaaaaaaaaaaaaaatcagtgataaGAGGAGTTAAAATTAGGAGTTactaacatttatgcatttggcagatacatttatccaaagcaacttacaaaacaGGAACAAAAGCAATATTTGCCAACAATATTTGTAACATACAATGATCAGGGATGCAAACAGTTAAGAGGTAAAAAAAATGGGTGACAATACTGTGTGGATATTTTAAAGGTATTTGCTTTACGTGCAGGGCTGGAATGGGACAGAGAAAATCAACCATGCCATTTTTGGTCCAAGCGGCCCACCACTACAATCAAAATCAGTCCAGCTGGTAGGGCTGTAGTACTCGAGTCCGGTCTAGAGACATTTTTCtcaatttattttatgtttaccatctttgggtatcaacagctcctttgaatctcattcagttactgttacctaccctcttttGGTGGAAATTGTATTTGTCTgtataagtttatttgtattttgtttatttttggatgaattagatgtgctgcgctcaacctttcctgaggatggtactcccctagttatgcttggagatttcaacatccacctagataaacctctatctgctgacttccacactctgcttgcctcttttgatctcaaccgagtgtcaactactgctactcacaaatcaggcaaccaactggaccttatttacacccgacactgctccactgatcatgtactggttactccactgcacacctcagatcacttcctcctcactcttaacctcaacatggtccctgacacatcacttacccctccacatatCATCTTTCgatgtaacctacgctcactctctccctcccggctatctgatatggtttcatcttcgcttccttcccctaaactgttagcatcttttgatgctaacagtgctactgaaattttctgctccactcttacatcttgtttagacactgtttgcccctcgtcttccaggccagcccgtaccaccccttctgccccttggttatctgatgttctacgcgaacatcgttctaagcttagagctgctgaaagggtgtggcacaaatccaaaaatactactgaccttaatgtgtatcagtcactcctctcttccttctctgctaatgtctccactgctaaaaggacatactaccataacaaaattaacaattcgtctaactctcacatgcttttaaaacattttccttgctcctttgtcctcctcctccccctcctgcttcatctctatcagctgatgactttgccacatttttcattaataaaattaaaaacatcagtgcacaatttttcaacaccacaatccgtcaagcacatcttaccagcaaacatacactcattcacatcctcctgttcactctctgaggcagaagtctccaaactcatcctttctaatcattctactacttgtccacttgatcctattccatctcatctccttcaagccatttctcctgcagttgtacctgcacttacttatatcattaacatatccctccacactggtgttttccctcaacatttagacatgctcgtataactccactacttaagaaacccaccctcaacccaactCTTtaagagaactacagaccagtttcccttcttcctttcattgcaaaagcacttgaacgagctgtgtttaACCAAGTGTCttcctttctcacacagaacaacctcctggacagcaaccaatctggcttcagaagtggacattcaactgagactgccttgctctcagttgttgaagccctaagactggcaagagtggaatccaaatcttcaatacttatcttgcttgatctatctgctgcttttgacactgttaaccatcagatcctcctgtaaaccctactggcaaagggcatctcaggaaccgcactccagtggtttgagtcttacctatcagataggtccttcaaagtatcttggagaggtgaggtgtccaagtcgcaacatctaactactggggtgcctcagggctcagttcttggaccacttctcttctctgtctacatggcatcattaggttctctcatacagaaacatggcttttcataccactgctatgctgatgacactcaactctacctctcattccatcctgatgatctgacggtagctgctcgcatctcagcttgtctaacagacatttcttgctggatgaaggaccatcaccttcaactcaaccttgccaagacagaactccTTGTGGTTTCAGCAAACCCATTTTTTCATCACAATTTCCCCactccagttaggcacatcaaccataactccttcaaaaacagccagaaaccttggcgttatgattgatgatcagctgactttctcagaacACATTgataaaactgtccggtcctgcagatttgctttatgctacattaagaagatcaggccctttctttcgggacatgcttcacaactccttgttcaagctcttgttctgtccaggctagactattgcaatgctctcttggcaggtcttccagccagttctgtcaaacctttacaattaatcaagaatgcggcagcaagattaatttttaatgggccgaaaagaatgcacgtcacacctctgtttatcaatttgcactggctacaaatagctgcttgcataaaattcaaggcattaatgtttgcatacaaaaccaccactggctctgcacccctttacctaaattcattacttcagacttatgtgccctctagaagcttgcgttctgcaagtgaacatctcttgattgtgccatcccaaagaagcacaaagtcacgcTTAcggactttaaaattaaatgttcccttctggtagaatgacctgcccaactcaatccgagcagctcctagccatcttcaagaatcggctaaaaacacacctcttccatctttatttgaccctctaactttagcactcactattctattcttaaaaaaaaaaaaaatctaactagctttctaatctttttgtattctatctgttttcttttcatttattatgcaattaacaaaagcaaaaaaaaagacctctaacactagctctattctttttctattatatcggttttctttttattatattatttaaaagcccttgctacgtgtactgcgtttaagctaactgagactttttttttattttgattgcttccattgtcctcatttgtaagtcgctttggataaaagcatccgctaaatgactaaatgtaatgtaaatgtgtgtgtgctgaccaGTGTACTTACTCACTCTTGACTTACTTGCATGTGATATTGCTTTCAGTAAATCACAATATTGGTTAACTCGCATTTTAGAGACAATCTTAGGTTTTTCGTATGTTTTAGTATATAGTAACAAAATAGATTGATTTTTATACATCATGGTTCATTTctatgaaaataactttttaatgagTCGCTTTTACATGCTCCATTATAGCCTCTGATTGGCGCCTGAAGGAGCTGTCTGAGTTTGTATTCAtaaccagcagatggcactgtGTCGTCAGTGTGATACAAGTACATCCTGTTGCTCAGAAATGGCCCATGTTTTGTTGAAGCCCTAGTTTTAGAACCTGTAGTGGATCCAAGAGGACCAGAAGCCACATTTCAGCATTCATCCTGCAATCTCCGAAAAACTTTAGCTAACACTTTTCAGTAGTTCACAAGAGGAGAAATGTCTTTTCTGCTCACTTCTGCTTCTGGACTCTCCTCGGCTCACGAAACTTGAAGGATGGTGCTCATATCAAGTGCATATCCTTGTGCTGAGAACATGAAAAGTCACATCCTTCACATATCTCAATCTAGCCTGAAGAACCGCTGCTCCACTTCAAGAGCTGAAGGCTATTTTTGTCTTAACAGAGTGTACCTCCTCATCATGACAAAACACTGAAATCACTATCCGTCTGTTGTTCCTTGTCTCATGTTAATAGCTTCTTTTGACATCTACCAATATGAAGATCATTTATTGCAGTAATTTTCTGTTTATAGGCTACTGAGGCTGGTCAACATCGTTGTTTTAACATGAATTGAATTCACGAGATAAAACCATATATGTTAAATAGGCTCTAATGTTACATTCAGCAACCATATCTTCTATATGAAAGGATgacataaacaataacaaaacccTCTCTTTTTAATATTGGCGAAATGGTTTCAGGTGGTTCAAATACCTTATTTCCCAATGCTGAACAAATGCTAAGGAATATTTCCCTTTATTAGCCTGTGATCAAAAAAACAGAGATACCTAAAGGGCTGCGTACAGACTATATCggttttataaacatattttttcgTTCTGTTGTAATGTGAGATGTGTTGCTTGAAAGCTCTGCTGCAGAAGTGTACTTGAAGGATGAGAGCTTCAAAGTCTTGGTAAATCTAGCAAACACTTTGATTCCACACCAGCGACGAATGAGATCTCACTTTGTGTTCTAAATGGAGTAAGCTGGTTCTTTTTATATCTGTCTGCCTGCATGGCAACCTcttagcaatgccctaacaaTGACTCAGATCAACCTGGCAACATTCTTTCGAACACCTTCATGTAACAAATAGCTAGAACAGACAACAAAGCcttaacacagtttttttttttttttttaaccactagcCATTCTACATTATTTTAAGCCATTTTACAGCCTCTTTGGAAGTACTACGTATTTGCAGCCGGGCATAGCAATGGGCAATCAACATCTTAGTAAGCAGATGCCCAAGCAAACACTCAACATTCAAACTTAAAGAATCTGTCCAAGTATTCAAAAACCACAAGGTATGCAGTATAACCTTCaaactaacaataaaatgtttttgtgaaattccAATGAAGGCTTTGTCAGGACCGCATTCAAACTTTACTTTTCTATTTCTTCCCCTCAGTCTTTTTGGGGGGAGGTCATTTGTCTTTTGCATGTCATTAAACCTGCTAAACACATGTTGTTCTGTGGATATTGGAAACTGTATCGATTCCTGCAGTATGATGTATCACTAAGTTATTCTTGAAGATGTACTGCATCATTAATCAGCATGATGTTGGGTGATGTTCCTCTTGCTGGCCAGTGTGACCTCTATATTAATCTGTCAGCTAATGGATTCAAGCTGGTGTGGAACAGGAAAACGATTGTCTGTGCTCTATGGCCCATCTGGCTCTCCAGAACAAGATGTGAGGACATTTaggtcagtgtgtgtgcgtgttcaaAAGTGTGATGGAGACCGGTGAGCTACCTTCAGCAGGATTAGTATGAGGGACTCCTGACAAGCCTTTGTCCCAAATTGACGATTAACAGTCTAACACAAAGTCTTTTGCACAAAAATAAGGAGTCCCTGTGGTGAACCATGTGAAAGAGAAGTGTTCTTAATTGCATTGAATTTTCACTTGTAGTACTTCAAATTTTAATAGTTCATTATAAGTGTGGTTTGTGTAAAAGATACTGGTTTTAATGGTATGAATAATTTGTATGCTCTCTGTGTGtattaaaagaaatgcattactTCATCGTGGCTCTTCAGGATTGTCGCATCTGCATGATGAACTTTAACCCTTTTAGAACTAAAACACAGATGCACATTTCTCACCCTTTTAAACAAGGACAGACTGCTCCACTGCTAGAAGGTAACCTAGCAACAGTTCACTGAGAAGTGATGCTGGATGAATGTTTTACAACAAATCCCAGGATGCTAGAGTCTGAGAGCCATCTACTCAAAATATCTAGACATCCACACTGATAATCTATTAAACTGGGATGACATTTATACACCTGGGCTTAAGCTGGAAATCAGCATCTGGGGCAACCAGTGCTCTGCGATGTGTAAAACCTGAAGGAGATGTTTctcaaggctttttttttaaatatcattctcTGTCATTCTCTTGCGTTCTCTGTCTCATGCATTTGTAGGCATCAGTAATGTCAGcaaataagcattaaaatgatttctggaggatcatgtgacgctaaagactggagaaatgatgcttaaaattcagctttgcatcacaggaataaaatacattttaaaagtagagAATGGTAttgtaaatcataataatattttacaatactactgtttttactgtatttttaatcaaataaatgcagctttggtgagtataaaagacgccttttaaaaccataaataagtgctgaattatgaattattaagcAGTGGTGGAGAAACTGTGGTATGTTCAACATTTTTGAGTGATGCGAACCCATAGCGAAGACACATGCCAGTCAACACTTGATcgaaaacttgaaaataaatcaCCCTTCCCTTTTACGTGCTTCCCTCTTcgtaatgtacagtatgagccAATGATTTTCTAGTTAGATTGCCAAAAAATGGATTTTACAATGGCACAGATATCAAATCCAGATGCCATTTATATGGTTGTGGCAtgattgtttataatttatgGAATTCTAATGGTAGGTTTGCAGGATCGAATGTGAATGTAGACTGAAGCGGAATCTCTTATTTAGATCACGGTCAAATGTTTAGCTACTGGTTGGCTGTTGTTTGGTCATTTTAGCCACCCAactccccccattttttttttacatttttaaaaattgctacTTCACTGGAATCTTTCGAAACCTCAGTGACTTTTAAGGCATTGAATTTTAACATGAAACACTGCCATAATTGAAATAGtaggaaaaaaatgtgtattattttcaatggggaaaaaaattatcataattattggataaatgtaaattattaccacaacattctctcaaaatacaaaagaaaaaatataattgaacaaaaatatattacattgattgtactgaagataaaaataaaaaaaaaattacattttcaggtgTTCGGTCACTCTTGACAgcgaacaacacaagtgtgacccTCAAATGAACATTACCAGAGggttaaatgttcatttttttttttcagtaaaacacCTGCTGGAGCCATCCAAATGCcctaaataaatgaaagcatgaTGCCACTTCTTTTGGGTCATGCCCATAATGCCCTTATTCCCATTAGAGTATAGCTACAATACGGTGATGGTTTGTTGATTTTTATCATAATCTTCCATGACTTCCTTCTTCCTGGATTCAATCTCTTAAATGACAGTAGAGACAAAAGCCATGCAGCATCACCTAAGGGAAACAATCCACTGAGTGTAAGAGCCAATCAATGTGCAATCTTCTCTTAAATGACAGTAGAGACAAAAGCCATGCAGCATCACCTAAGGGAAACAATCCACtaggaaaatcagggaattcgatgcacctgtgcctagttagggacagcggttggtgattggaggatacgctggacaaggcagtacttaaggtCAAGTTATTTTACAGTCTGGgagctctttctggtgtgtgtgaaagcactgtgttgtgcccgtcttggtgcgctgctggtggctgtctaactctctctctccctcaggctggaattgtatgattgtgaagacatcgcgaaccttaaaggttgagaagtgaacggattatacggcgaactgagacgacgtgaaaaaggggattggaagcggcattgatgtgagtactaagagccagtcgaaagtgccctgtatattgacctggcgttgtgtagatctctccaggaggaggagggcggccctacccctaatatagcgtggtgggagagccgaaggaatacttattgaagtagtcacaacgacgacatcactagctaggccgcatattccatcgccagatccgaaccaagcgaagtgaaggaagacgggtgtccttttcgtacactgagtgtggtgggtgagtcttcgtgctgtgaaaacctataattttgacgtggtgttgtatattgctgtgggctgctgtgtattgccgtgtgtcctgtcagataaacccccgccttcacgcacttcgtcgcgggaggacaaggagactgctggtcctagcctagttcagtacagtatatgttgtgagcgtgcttcagatctccggagatagcacggtacgctgtgtccagcccagaggtgaaagccatccaaagcagagtaactgtgctttgtgtccaagttgatacctgtggagaggaaaggaaagagagagtgagtaacacaaggagaaacagaggaaacctgtacttacagtacgctgtgttcagcccagaggtgagagccattcaaagcaaactaactgtgctattgtgcccaagttgatacctgtggagagaaaaggagagagagtgaa
This window contains:
- the LOC109108116 gene encoding cystatin-F, which translates into the protein MRVSYQALVLLFLAGLCSLEKVPVHAFVSRPIPGTLQNVSKNDTGVKEAVLTGTYSFNNKSNDAFLFKASAVDDAKRQIVKGIRYILEVEISRTMCRKRGNTDNLNNCPFQTDSLLRQTFFCHFDVWSIPWMNIMSTTYFKCHSDYMF